In a single window of the Candidatus Binataceae bacterium genome:
- a CDS encoding IS30 family transposase, with protein TDLSKFTQRQLNAIAQRLNQRPRKTLGFQTPARTLSSNVASTH; from the coding sequence ACTGACCTGTCGAAGTTCACCCAGCGCCAGCTCAACGCGATCGCCCAGCGCCTAAATCAGCGGCCTCGAAAGACCTTGGGATTCCAAACCCCAGCACGTACACTTAGCAGCAACGTTGCATCGACCCATTGA